The following DNA comes from Malania oleifera isolate guangnan ecotype guangnan chromosome 12, ASM2987363v1, whole genome shotgun sequence.
actaagcgtggggtattgcttagagaggagggcttcatcctatttgaaggagtatGTAACGACTttactccgcccggttaagtgagcaagtttagtggAATCTGTGaggaatggtgtgatcccaaaggggggtgaattgggtattaaaaaattcctaggtcaatttaaaatatttcataacctagggtttgtctaagcagtctcaattttcccaaataatcaagtatgcaaataGTTAAAACAAATATAGTATTCTctacaaattaaatatttgcatacaagcATGAACAACATATCCCATTCAAAAACAAGTGTGTATGTAAGTGATAattaaacaatgaaaataaacatacacatgcagaagATGTCTCATTTAAActtaaatgtgtgtgtgtgttcaaataaatataattgtaaataaacaagcatacacataggGAAATtgaaatgcagaaattaaatgtgtgtgtgagagagagagagagagagagagatttgttatcgaggtttggccaatattgtctacatccccaccttgggcataacccccgaagattccactatccctgctcacttaaatgggcggagtaCAAGCCGTTTACAACCTCTCCTCACGAGGCAAGGAATACCCCAGCTACACTTACTGGGCGGAGCCATAATCGAGCAACATTTTATGGGTGGTGCCAAgacccaactcaattaccagacTGAACCCAACTAGTCTTCGTTACGGGGTAGagattccccagttcaatttacgggctgaacccaaccgatacataaaaatatgatttttgtaaaaaacaaatgtttctaaatacaagtagagatgtacacgtttaagctcaatGCACTCTCAATAATGATATGAACTTATACTCAGTAGAGTGAGGGTTTTTTTCTTAAAACGATTTTTCAACCTTTGAAAAATAAGGTATATGATGATTGCTCAAAAGTTTTGACCCCAataaaaatttctcccaaaaatatttttcaagtaataataggacaacctagggttttgcttttaagatgagttttgggaaaaaatatttttgattgttTATGCTGAAAAATGTTTTTGTATTAAATACAATAtgagcatttgaatcttgcaattgatgtgcaaagattcaaaaGCTACTAAAAGTTTTCCcaataaatatttatcaaagaaatactATGGGAAAGACTTAAGGCTTACTCTCAAAgatgatttcaaaaaatgatGAACAATTGAGAGTAAATACATATGGATACAAAAATAAATGCCTAAAAATAAATGCTCTATTtccataaatatttttcaaaaacaatgaGTGAAACTCATTTGGAGAGAGTATAAAAAAATTTGCCCCCAAAGAAATATTGTTGTAATAAAttagttttgggggaactttgattaaaaataccccaaaaagattagagagagagtttggttaatcaaagttgctaatttagCTTAtggaggggatatttatagatttttagaaaatttgaccATTAAAGGACACAGAAGGTCTTTttagatttgtttaattaaaaattaaatgtgattggtgctgaaaaattaccagaacccgagaggttcgatcggcTGACCCTAGCATCGGTCGGTTGACCTCTCACaagaaatttgaaattcaaaatggGTTCAATCGGCCAAACAAAGGGCAGGTTGGCTGACTTAGGGAGATTccgaacccttcgtaggtttggtcggcTAGGATTAGGTTCGGTCTGCTGAGCCATGAAGGTCGGTCGGCTGAGGCTGGTTTGGAACCAAAGCGCCAATCGGCTAAGGAAGGTTTTAGGTTCAAGTTCTAAGATCAGTCGACTGTGGAAGCTGAGttcaaaaatggtcggtcgacctagcctagtcaaacatttgacttccTGCCTAATGAGTGATCGGTCGACTGAGATGTTTATAAGTTGAAGTGACAGGTCGACCGAGGTCTTTATGAAAATCAATTTTGGTCTTGTTTTTTaacttaaattattttgaaagccTTTGTATAAGTTTAGCTTTTAAGGGCAaggtttttcttgaaaatattgggtgccctaaggtctgtctatgacCTTTGATTCTTTACGGTCAATCTATGGTTCGTCCAGTCTGAGTattcaatcatatcatgcagatacatgcattattacagactaaagataaaactaaatgcaatacaaataaaacaaataagtcttcttcttctcctttgctcttttGTCTACATGGAATGCGTCAGATTGAGCTTTAAGTCCTATCTTGGCTTCCACTTTTCCTTCCCTTATGTTTATGCTGAATAAAATACCCGTTCACAcgctaagtacacacataagatattagtgttttgtcagtatcaaaacagggatcagactcaaaaagtgaaCAAAATCCTTatgtggtttgcctaaggtgaggacgtaggtgggtatagccgaaccttgttaaaaatatcgtctcattctctcttccctactttatttaatttccgcacatgtatgtttgtttatttattgtcttgattattttacatacatgctttaaatattgtgtagtgacccgaaaaataatagctttttaataataagagagagagaaaatagatacagaaacagaaggagactgATGGTATATTGGCGAGATAAATATTTGTCATTATATTAAATGTAAAGTGTAGCCGATGGTATATGTGTGATTGGATTATTGCCTAACTCAAAAAAATTTATGGATATTAGTAACGATCTTATAATTGAATTCTTATTTTAGATAGATGTGCACAATCAAATAACCTGATTGTAAGACGTTTTGTTTTAGATAAATTTTGGAATATTTGATGTATTTGTAATTAGATgtttagaattttttttgtttaattttaaatttcttatatataatttcatataattttgataatattgtCCAATTTGATAATTTGACAGAAATTAAGTTCAGATGGTAAATTTTGAAACTTATTAGAATCACGTGCTCCTctacttattaaaaaaattaactcatTTAATAACGATTATCAAATCTATTACTTCATTTATTAGTAGAaatcatgaaaatattaaattatctatTATATTATCGATTtaagaaataaatttaaaaattataaaatagtctTATGAGACAATATTACTAGAGAAACATGCAGAAGCATTAAGTTAAGCCTAACCTATAAAAATAACTGACTCTATAAATACTTGAACTTTAGCATTAAATTCTAAATGACCACCATGGAATTTGACTTTCTAATAGCCGTAAATTATAATTAAACTTTGACTTAACTAATTTCCTTTTtaaattctatatatatttttgttcataCTTTTCAGATTATGCATTTAATGTCTATTAATCTCTAAAATTCCGCAAGGTTATGAGTCAAATTCATTAATCTCCGGGGAGATTTGTGCAATTTATCCTCTTTCGAAAGCTCTCTGATCTCATCCCTGATCAGAACTCTCCGCCTCTGGTATGGCGGCTGCTGCTGCAGCGATCTCTCTCTACCCTCAATGCCCCCGCCGCCATCATCCACAGACAACCACCCACTTCAAACTTCAGCTGATATACCCTACACCCAGATTTCCCTTTCCCCTTCTCCCCAACAAAATCCACCATTACAGTCTCGCCCTCTCATTTTTCgcctctccctcttcttcttcttcttcttcagcttcctcaatttcaaattttatcgGAGTCCCACTTCGAAAAGGTCGATTTCTCAGCAATGACGAGCTCGAGAAGCTTCAATTCCTCGAGGATTTCGAATATTTCCACGAACTCGGATGTGGGTCGATGTGGGTTCGCGTGATGAGGGCTGAAGAGATGGATGTTACCATCGCCTTGCTCGCAGAATCCTTCGCGGAGTCCATGTCTCTGCCGCTGAAATACGTGCCTCTGCTGCGTTTCttcgtgaaaaagtacttgattGAGAGAAGAGCTCTTATGCCGCACACTGTGACGCTTGTTGCGTTCTACAGAAGAGGAGATGGGGATGGAAACGAAGAACACTTGGCCGGTACTGTGGAGGTTTCTTTTGACAAGAGGGGTGCTAATGCTTCTCCCACAACACCCACTCCTCCGAAAAATTCTCCTTATATTAGTAACGTGACTGTGAAAAGCTCACTTCGAAGGTTtgtttagttcttttttttttttttggggggggggggggggggggggggcgctgggTGGGGTTGTGTTGGAGGGTTCGAATTTGGGAATTATGCTTTCTGTTCAAACTTACTGGTTTTCTCCATTGGATACCCCATTTCCTTTGCTTGGACTTCTTATTTGGTATATTGCTCTACCTTTTTTTGTTGTGTGTGGGTGGGGGGTGGTTTCAAACTTACTGGTTTTCTCCAT
Coding sequences within:
- the LOC131144956 gene encoding GCN5-related N-acetyltransferase 5, chloroplastic, which codes for MAAAAAAISLYPQCPRRHHPQTTTHFKLQLIYPTPRFPFPLLPNKIHHYSLALSFFASPSSSSSSSASSISNFIGVPLRKGRFLSNDELEKLQFLEDFEYFHELGCGSMWVRVMRAEEMDVTIALLAESFAESMSLPLKYVPLLRFFVKKYLIERRALMPHTVTLVAFYRRGDGDGNEEHLAGTVEVSFDKRGANASPTTPTPPKNSPYISNVTVKSSLRRRGIGWHLLKASEELISQMSSSREVYLHCRMIDAAPFNMYTKAGYSVIRTDSILILLILQRRKHLMCKKLPRLNNPSEKDHLVSDGKLSL